From the Lepeophtheirus salmonis unplaced genomic scaffold, UVic_Lsal_1.4 unplaced_contig_14681_pilon, whole genome shotgun sequence genome, one window contains:
- the LOC121114198 gene encoding uncharacterized protein, whose amino-acid sequence MQHFFITSLFLSVLPSGSLGMDYQACIDDSDCVDLGHKYACFMYMCYPWKEPDSEEHPTCTSDWDCWLNTGKCFRHHRVRQISKGVCFRQIHSCFKHEDCPEGHRCCGKHCCPLPYFEAWKEFSCYSDVGCQSLKLGPKCCPETNRCCGGENEEQFFSTLSPTILESVDYPFSSSSSSTREEDDYADHINNEEEEEDYPPILPEEHQLSSTSSESSSSHSSSFEEGEDYENDSSTLCDDLKAAVAADSSSTIHGVTSIPLATILCTTQLSKILLNMLFN is encoded by the exons GCATGTATTGATGATTCAGATTGTGTAGATTTGGGACACAAATATGCGTGTTTTATGTACATGTGCTATCCTTGGAAGGAACCAGACTCAGAGGAACATCCCACATGTACCTCGGATTGGGACTGTTGGCTCAACACTGGGAAGTGCTTTCGACATCATAG AGTTCGTCAAATATCAAAAGGAGTCTGTTTCCGTCAAATACATTCCTGCTTCAAGCATGAAGACTGCCCCGAAGGACATCGCTGCTGTGGTAAGCATTGCTGTCCTCTTCCATACTTTGAGGCTTGGAAGGAATTTTCCTGCTACTCCGACGTGGGATGTCAGAGCCTTAAATTAGGTCCTAAATGCTGTCCTGAGACAAATAGATGTTGTGGTGGTGAGAATGAAGAGCAATTCTTTAGCACGCTCTCTCCTACCATCCTTGAGAGTGTAGACTATCCTTTCTCCTCTTCTTCGTCGTCAACAAGGGAAGAGGATGACTATGCAGATCATATTAATAACGAGGAGGAGGAAGAGGACTATCCACCCATTCTACCAGAAGAGCATCAATTATCATCCACGAGCAGTGAATCTTCGTCATCTCATTCATCATCGTTTGAAGAGGGTGAAGATTACGAGAATGACTCATCCACTCTTTGTGATGATTTAAAAGCAGCTGTGGCAGCAGACTCTTCATCCACAATCCACGGAGTAACCTCAATCCCCCTCGCCACTATCCTTTGTACAACTCAATTGAGTAAAATTCTCTTAAATATGTTATTCAATTAG